A single genomic interval of Aureliella helgolandensis harbors:
- a CDS encoding protein adenylyltransferase SelO, whose translation MNLKITDRFNQELPADESLVNQPRQVSDAAFSFVTPRHPSAPNVLHRSLEVARLIGLNEEDLESDDFVEIFSGAKQLPGTKPYAMCYGGHQFGSWAGQLGDGRAINLMEVEHAGKHWTLQLKGAGATPYSRTADGLAVLRSSLREHLCSEAMYHLGIPTNRSLCLISTGDQVVRDVLYDGHPRPEPGAIVCRVAPSFIRFGSFEILASRNELKLLEMLADYTIRHFFPKIDGSSPSRYVDFFSAVCQSTIEMVLHWQRVGFVHGVMNTDNMSIHGETIDYGPYGWLEGFDSDWTPNTTDRSHRRYRFGNQPQIALWNLVCLANALYPIVREAAPLQAAMDQAQADFNRKSTEMQLAKLGVTDVLPGDGELIAQLQLALQAAETDMTLFYRLLGNCERTQLESNPSHGLEVVQDALYEPDQLSGEVRQQWQAWFLAYGRRLGAAAMADDIRRRQMNGINPKYVLRNYMAQLAIDAAEEGDNALIEELHRLLTAPYEEQPESERWFAKRPDWARHKVGCSMLSCSS comes from the coding sequence ATGAATTTGAAGATTACCGACCGGTTCAATCAAGAGTTGCCTGCTGACGAATCACTCGTCAATCAGCCACGCCAAGTTTCCGATGCCGCATTTTCATTTGTCACTCCCCGCCATCCCAGTGCGCCTAACGTCCTACATCGCTCACTCGAGGTGGCACGACTGATTGGGCTGAACGAAGAGGATCTGGAGTCCGATGACTTTGTCGAAATCTTCAGTGGTGCAAAGCAATTACCCGGGACAAAGCCGTATGCCATGTGCTATGGGGGGCATCAATTCGGTTCATGGGCGGGGCAATTGGGAGATGGACGTGCCATCAATTTGATGGAGGTCGAACATGCCGGCAAGCATTGGACATTGCAACTCAAGGGCGCAGGTGCAACGCCCTATTCCCGCACCGCCGACGGACTTGCGGTCCTCCGAAGTTCGCTGCGGGAGCACTTGTGTAGCGAAGCGATGTATCATCTGGGGATTCCCACCAACCGTTCGTTATGCCTGATTTCAACGGGGGACCAAGTCGTCCGCGACGTGCTCTACGATGGTCATCCCCGTCCAGAACCTGGAGCCATTGTATGTCGTGTAGCGCCCAGCTTCATTCGCTTTGGCAGCTTTGAAATCCTGGCATCACGCAATGAATTGAAGCTACTCGAGATGCTCGCCGATTACACGATTCGTCATTTCTTTCCGAAGATTGATGGCAGCAGTCCAAGTCGCTACGTCGACTTTTTCAGCGCCGTTTGCCAAAGTACGATTGAGATGGTCTTGCATTGGCAACGCGTCGGATTCGTGCATGGCGTGATGAACACCGACAATATGTCTATCCATGGTGAGACAATTGATTACGGGCCCTACGGTTGGTTGGAGGGGTTTGATTCCGATTGGACCCCCAATACAACAGATCGTTCGCACCGCCGCTATCGGTTTGGCAACCAGCCACAGATTGCTCTTTGGAATCTTGTGTGTCTGGCCAACGCCCTGTATCCAATCGTCCGCGAGGCCGCACCGTTGCAGGCTGCGATGGATCAGGCGCAAGCGGACTTCAACCGCAAGTCGACTGAAATGCAATTAGCCAAGCTCGGGGTTACGGATGTGTTGCCTGGAGACGGCGAATTGATCGCCCAGCTACAGTTGGCGCTACAAGCTGCGGAAACGGACATGACCCTTTTCTATCGACTCCTGGGCAACTGCGAGCGGACGCAGTTGGAGAGTAACCCGTCGCACGGACTTGAAGTAGTGCAGGATGCGCTCTACGAGCCCGACCAGTTGTCTGGTGAAGTTCGCCAACAGTGGCAAGCATGGTTCTTAGCGTACGGGCGGCGACTGGGGGCCGCTGCCATGGCAGATGATATTCGCCGGAGGCAAATGAATGGCATCAACCCCAAATACGTCCTGCGAAATTACATGGCTCAGCTAGCCATTGACGCGGCCGAGGAGGGGGACAACGCCTTGATCGAAGAGCTGCATCGTCTTCTTACTGCTCCCTATGAAGAACAACCTGAATCTGAGCGGTGGTTCGCCAAACGACCCGATTGGGCACGCCACAAGGTCGGTTGTTCTATGCTCTCTTGCAGCTCTTGA
- a CDS encoding RNA polymerase sigma factor, which yields MLSDEQISVDQSAIDRVLAGDSSAYAEIVEQYQRRLLGLMIHASGDRELAEDIVQEAFTKAYQKLPQFAGESQFYTWLARIAMNQLISNRRRRRLESQLPRTGMEQAVDTVGSLERPEDRLEQTETQRCVQDAMLKLDEERRVVLVLRDFDGMDYEAIAETLQIPIGTVRSRLHRARLELRNLLQDRALQLGLSAS from the coding sequence ATGTTGAGCGACGAACAAATATCGGTCGACCAGAGCGCTATCGACAGAGTGCTCGCGGGCGATTCTTCTGCCTATGCAGAAATCGTGGAACAGTACCAACGCCGATTGTTGGGGCTTATGATTCACGCCAGTGGCGACCGGGAGCTGGCCGAAGATATCGTTCAGGAAGCGTTTACCAAGGCTTACCAGAAACTCCCACAATTCGCGGGCGAAAGTCAGTTTTATACCTGGCTCGCTCGGATTGCGATGAACCAACTGATTAGCAATCGCAGGCGACGCCGGTTGGAAAGCCAACTCCCTAGGACGGGGATGGAACAGGCCGTCGACACAGTGGGAAGCCTTGAGCGTCCCGAGGACCGCTTGGAACAAACGGAGACGCAACGGTGTGTGCAGGATGCAATGTTGAAATTGGATGAAGAGCGAAGAGTCGTATTGGTGTTACGCGATTTTGATGGAATGGACTACGAAGCGATCGCAGAAACCCTACAGATCCCGATTGGGACAGTCCGCAGCCGGCTACATCGAGCTCGGTTGGAACTTAGAAATTTACTGCAAGACCGAGCTTTGCAGCTTGGTTTGAGTGCATCATGA
- a CDS encoding sulfatase family protein yields the protein MLLQSFRVTHLQGLLPLTFLLSVASLGLKTVQASTPEDQSQRPNIVLFVTDDQSGDIHALGNPAIRTPNLDALAAEGTIFDQAYCTTASCSASRSVILSGLHNHFNGHYGHEHSYHHFSSFERVKSLPVRLTQAGYHTARIGKFHVAPEAVYHFDKALPGNARNPVLMAENVKQHLSSLDGQQPFFLYFCTADPHRGGGTREDLPHSPNAFGNIPSGYEGVESTYYHPNDVRVPAFLPDTPTARAELAMYYESISRIDQGLGRLVANLRELGVEDNTIIIFTSDHGMAFPGAKTTLYEPGMHVPMLVRDPRASQRGITNHAMLSHVDLTPTILDLAGCYSQDTNPAEDFHGRSWAELIGHSSSGDHDSDSTDKWDKVYASHTFHEIQMYYPMKVVHGRQYKLIWNIAFPLPYPFASDLWSAPTWQKQFEQGPETLYGQRTVEQYIHRPEFELFDLVNDPDETRNLALEPEHAQRLQAMQQELKAFQKRTSDPWILKWNYE from the coding sequence ATGCTGTTGCAATCGTTTCGCGTAACCCACTTACAGGGGTTGCTGCCGTTGACTTTTCTCTTGAGCGTCGCCTCGCTTGGTTTGAAAACCGTGCAGGCGAGTACTCCAGAAGACCAGTCGCAACGCCCCAATATTGTGTTGTTTGTGACCGACGATCAGAGCGGGGATATTCATGCATTGGGAAATCCAGCCATTCGGACGCCGAACCTGGATGCCTTAGCCGCTGAGGGAACGATTTTTGATCAGGCCTATTGCACGACTGCCAGCTGTAGTGCTTCGCGATCGGTGATCCTGAGTGGACTGCACAACCATTTCAACGGTCATTATGGGCATGAACATTCCTACCATCATTTCAGTTCGTTCGAGCGTGTGAAGAGCTTGCCAGTTCGGCTGACGCAAGCCGGGTATCACACCGCGCGAATTGGCAAGTTCCATGTCGCTCCGGAAGCGGTCTATCATTTTGACAAGGCATTGCCAGGCAATGCACGAAACCCCGTCTTGATGGCAGAGAACGTCAAGCAACATCTCAGCAGCCTTGACGGTCAGCAGCCCTTTTTCCTTTATTTCTGCACCGCTGACCCCCATCGCGGCGGTGGCACGCGAGAGGATTTGCCGCATTCCCCCAATGCGTTTGGCAATATCCCGTCCGGGTATGAGGGAGTTGAGAGTACCTATTACCACCCCAATGATGTTCGCGTGCCGGCCTTTTTGCCCGACACTCCAACCGCTCGCGCCGAACTGGCAATGTACTACGAGAGCATTTCTAGAATTGATCAGGGGCTGGGGCGTTTGGTTGCCAACCTGCGAGAGCTAGGTGTGGAGGACAACACCATCATCATTTTCACCAGCGATCATGGGATGGCATTTCCCGGTGCGAAAACGACGTTGTACGAACCGGGAATGCATGTCCCGATGTTGGTCCGCGATCCACGTGCATCGCAACGGGGCATTACCAATCATGCGATGCTCAGCCACGTTGATTTGACTCCCACAATTCTCGATCTGGCGGGCTGCTACAGCCAAGACACCAACCCGGCTGAGGACTTCCACGGTCGTAGCTGGGCCGAGTTGATTGGGCATTCCAGCTCAGGGGATCATGATTCCGATTCTACCGATAAGTGGGATAAAGTTTACGCATCGCATACGTTCCATGAAATCCAAATGTACTATCCGATGAAAGTCGTACACGGTAGACAGTACAAATTGATTTGGAATATTGCCTTCCCACTTCCCTACCCATTCGCCTCGGACCTGTGGTCTGCTCCGACGTGGCAGAAACAATTTGAGCAGGGGCCCGAGACACTTTACGGACAACGCACTGTCGAGCAGTACATCCACCGTCCCGAGTTTGAGCTGTTTGACTTAGTCAATGATCCCGACGAGACTCGAAATCTCGCCTTGGAGCCCGAACACGCCCAAAGACTCCAAGCCATGCAACAAGAGCTCAAGGCGTTTCAGAAGCGGACCAGCGATCCGTGGATTCTAAAGTGGAATTATGAGTAG
- a CDS encoding zf-HC2 domain-containing protein codes for MNFPKPEHDSSRENTLAASDGFQEEWLSAYLDDELPAEQCRLVEQKIENDGDVRSTFEDLQRIRKLVLDLPSPVTTDADEIAALATAAPQVAPVEDHAATRIFDTCDAVENSLDSEGGYTNPLTVGNSGGPGAGVPPHPQSRRSGWPRLRLLALAASILVMLGVGRLLWPEAPMQILATNGQPSNGADALAGTAAEPIGIPNRQSEELDRSQWEEDPLKRALESDDFSFQSASATSESESAINDAGAFPPAAEQFSMQARAAATLPTTPPSEALAETSETREMAPARNAGEAMAFEMPQELLGGAPSEPQLALNMATQPSAMPEPSSAAPSAKMRARSLPASPQVPEANSFGIRAEARATHRVSVLRSSSWMPTEVQQQLVAQSKLLGIDPNEMSTAGKDATSQAPQNAITAPIGLLTLSGSTTVEGLMTIAENIDLDLVSVEEFASPVGSGVTEDLGPAGGTSAATPTSIAVFTSRAQADRLAAELGTTFNQSPSLMWLTPSASRNADFQGGGASLGEAEQAAILLIHLQGN; via the coding sequence ATGAACTTTCCCAAACCCGAACACGATTCTTCGCGCGAGAACACATTGGCTGCCTCCGATGGATTTCAAGAAGAGTGGCTGTCTGCCTACTTGGACGATGAATTGCCCGCGGAACAATGCCGGCTGGTGGAGCAAAAGATCGAAAATGACGGGGACGTGCGCAGTACGTTTGAGGATCTGCAACGCATCCGAAAACTGGTCTTAGATTTACCAAGCCCCGTCACCACAGATGCTGACGAAATTGCCGCCTTAGCCACCGCTGCCCCGCAAGTCGCACCCGTCGAAGACCATGCCGCCACGCGCATTTTCGACACTTGCGATGCCGTTGAAAACAGTCTTGATTCCGAAGGTGGCTATACCAATCCACTCACTGTAGGAAACTCAGGTGGACCGGGGGCAGGTGTCCCTCCTCACCCACAGTCGCGCCGCAGTGGTTGGCCAAGACTTCGACTCCTCGCCTTGGCTGCCAGCATCCTCGTGATGCTGGGTGTCGGCCGCTTGCTCTGGCCTGAAGCCCCGATGCAGATTCTGGCAACGAATGGCCAGCCCAGCAATGGCGCAGACGCCCTAGCTGGCACCGCAGCGGAGCCCATCGGCATTCCGAACAGGCAATCGGAGGAGCTAGACCGTTCCCAATGGGAGGAGGATCCACTCAAACGAGCCCTTGAATCCGATGACTTCTCCTTCCAGAGCGCTTCGGCAACTTCAGAGTCGGAGTCGGCTATCAACGATGCAGGGGCGTTTCCCCCAGCTGCAGAGCAGTTTTCGATGCAAGCTAGGGCTGCCGCCACTCTGCCTACCACTCCACCCAGCGAGGCACTAGCAGAGACTTCAGAAACGAGAGAAATGGCGCCTGCAAGGAATGCCGGTGAGGCCATGGCGTTCGAGATGCCGCAGGAATTGCTCGGTGGCGCCCCCAGCGAACCGCAGCTGGCGCTTAATATGGCAACACAACCCTCCGCCATGCCAGAACCATCTTCCGCTGCCCCAAGTGCCAAGATGCGTGCGAGGAGCTTGCCGGCGAGTCCCCAAGTGCCCGAGGCAAATTCATTTGGAATTCGGGCTGAGGCCCGTGCTACCCATCGCGTGTCGGTCTTGCGCAGCAGCTCCTGGATGCCCACAGAAGTTCAACAGCAGTTGGTGGCACAATCCAAGCTGCTTGGAATTGATCCCAACGAAATGTCTACTGCTGGAAAGGACGCCACTTCGCAAGCTCCCCAGAATGCGATTACCGCCCCCATTGGCCTGCTCACTCTCAGTGGCAGTACAACGGTTGAAGGACTGATGACCATCGCCGAAAACATTGACCTGGACCTAGTTTCAGTTGAGGAATTTGCTTCTCCAGTAGGATCAGGCGTGACCGAAGATTTAGGACCTGCTGGCGGAACATCTGCGGCAACTCCTACCAGCATCGCCGTCTTCACCAGTCGCGCTCAAGCAGATCGCCTCGCTGCTGAACTCGGAACGACGTTCAACCAATCTCCTTCATTGATGTGGCTAACGCCTTCTGCAAGTAGGAACGCGGACTTTCAAGGAGGTGGTGCTTCGCTCGGCGAGGCAGAGCAAGCTGCCATTCTATTGATTCACTTGCAAGGCAATTAG